Proteins encoded together in one Anoxybacillus flavithermus window:
- the rraA gene encoding ribonuclease E activity regulator RraA codes for MKTADLCDQYGESVRVCSLSFRNYGGKATFYGRITTVDVCDDNVLVREALETAPAGSVVVVDGKGSNKCALVGDRLAQIACDRQLAGIIVHGCIRDSKEIGNMPIGVLALGTCPRKSKKEGKGMRDTIVHFGDIEWKPGAYVYVDEDGVVVSDEPLHE; via the coding sequence ATGAAAACGGCAGATTTGTGTGATCAATATGGAGAAAGTGTCCGTGTTTGCTCTCTTTCATTCCGAAATTACGGTGGAAAAGCAACGTTTTATGGACGAATTACAACCGTCGATGTATGTGATGATAACGTTCTTGTTCGGGAAGCGCTAGAAACGGCACCGGCAGGAAGCGTCGTCGTTGTGGATGGCAAAGGTTCAAACAAGTGCGCTCTTGTTGGAGATCGGCTTGCACAAATTGCGTGTGACCGTCAATTGGCTGGCATTATTGTACATGGGTGCATTCGTGATTCAAAAGAAATAGGAAATATGCCAATTGGCGTACTTGCGCTTGGGACATGCCCACGCAAAAGTAAAAAAGAAGGAAAAGGGATGCGAGATACAATTGTACATTTTGGCGATATTGAGTGGAAGCCGGGTGCATACGTATATGTTGATGAAGATGGAGTGGTTGTTTCAGACGAGCCTTTGCATGAATAA
- a CDS encoding acyltransferase codes for MKKSTPAELTVMKSLAFLAVVFQSALLYVMNYRSPHPEEAIMIGMLFHFVKFSAPVFVFLVGFHMVQQKEAIHYRRYVSHKWVELMIPYIIWSFVYFILFSSHLHVLDAMKQLLLGEAAPHLWYVVMIIQFHLLILIIVPFFRWLDQKKYWKSFIIVSAIIYIGFITFISPIVQSTSYIHYIDRTFLAYFFYFGLGGMAAYTLPTWRKFVIRVIPLNTFLFLSLFIFVSYELFTSQGIFSIDLTTITYLKPSMVLYVTSEIFLLYALSITIVQTKSRLYTALRCISRYTYGAYIAHMFFLYVFAPIIPTTMYSMLQAVILFTITTIVSIGVCYIIHATPLSLLFIGQAREHRTISILSLSKSKKSVPS; via the coding sequence ATGAAAAAGAGTACACCCGCAGAATTAACCGTTATGAAAAGTTTAGCATTTTTAGCTGTTGTTTTTCAAAGCGCGTTACTATACGTAATGAATTATCGTTCCCCTCATCCAGAGGAAGCGATTATGATTGGCATGCTGTTTCATTTCGTCAAATTTTCTGCTCCTGTGTTCGTGTTTTTAGTAGGATTTCATATGGTGCAACAGAAAGAAGCGATTCATTATCGACGTTACGTATCCCATAAATGGGTAGAACTCATGATTCCGTATATCATATGGTCATTTGTTTACTTTATATTATTTTCTAGTCATCTGCATGTACTTGATGCAATGAAACAACTACTGCTCGGCGAGGCAGCACCGCATTTATGGTACGTCGTAATGATTATACAATTTCATTTACTCATTTTAATCATTGTTCCATTTTTCCGTTGGCTTGATCAAAAAAAGTATTGGAAATCATTTATTATCGTTAGCGCAATTATTTACATTGGCTTCATTACGTTCATTTCTCCAATTGTTCAAAGCACGTCATATATACATTATATCGATCGTACGTTTTTAGCTTATTTCTTTTATTTTGGCCTAGGCGGCATGGCTGCGTACACGCTCCCAACATGGCGGAAATTCGTCATTCGAGTTATTCCACTTAACACATTTTTGTTTTTATCACTTTTTATCTTTGTTAGTTATGAGCTATTTACATCACAAGGCATCTTTTCTATCGATTTAACGACGATTACGTATTTAAAGCCTTCGATGGTGTTGTATGTCACATCAGAAATTTTCTTGCTATACGCTTTATCGATTACCATTGTGCAAACAAAATCTCGATTGTATACGGCGTTACGTTGCATTAGTCGATATACTTATGGAGCATATATTGCACATATGTTTTTCTTATACGTGTTTGCACCAATCATTCCGACAACGATGTATTCGATGTTGCAAGCTGTTATATTATTTACAATCACAACAATCGTTTCCATTGGCGTTTGCTATATTATACATGCTACACCACTTAGCTTGCTGTTTATCGGTCAAGCGCGCGAACATCGGACTATTTCTATCCTATCGCTATCGAAATCTAAAAAGAGTGTCCCAAGTTAA
- a CDS encoding metal-dependent hydrolase: MRYHTHIVSSLAVGTGIAAYTPVSFTIAYAAGLTLGSLLPDIDEPNSYIGRRSFGVAKQVNKAFGHRGFTHSLLAWGAITIVLLLQYFSPFTLGLCLGYAFHVLADYCSSQGVPLLWPFSKKRYRFVITYRTSSFLETLLFYCFLVLFIYFLTNGAIEDSSSIFLF, from the coding sequence ATGCGTTATCATACTCATATTGTTTCATCATTAGCGGTTGGAACCGGGATTGCTGCGTACACTCCTGTTTCATTTACAATCGCCTATGCGGCTGGGCTGACGCTCGGGAGTTTGCTTCCAGATATTGATGAGCCTAACTCATACATCGGTCGTCGCTCGTTTGGGGTTGCCAAGCAGGTGAATAAGGCGTTTGGTCATCGTGGGTTTACCCATTCATTATTAGCATGGGGGGCTATCACTATCGTTTTATTATTGCAATATTTTTCTCCTTTTACGCTCGGGTTATGTCTTGGATATGCGTTTCATGTTTTAGCTGACTATTGTTCAAGTCAAGGTGTTCCGTTACTATGGCCATTTTCTAAAAAAAGATATCGGTTTGTGATAACGTATCGTACGTCTAGCTTTTTGGAAACACTCCTTTTTTATTGCTTTCTTGTTTTGTTCATTTATTTTTTAACAAATGGTGCGATTGAAGATAGTAGCTCGATCTTCTTATTTTAA